GGAGAACCAGGCCATGCGCGCGACGTTGAGGATCGAGGCGCGGGTCCAGGCCGGCACGGTCTGCCAGCGCGCATCGATGCCGCGCTGGGCCTCGTAGTAGGAATCGAAATCGGCCGAAACCATGTAGTGGTCGAGATGGCGCAGCGCATGGGCGATCGGCTCGAACCGGCCGGGTTCGTCCGGCGAGAACGCGCCGGACGCGATCGCATCGATCGCGCGCGCCAGCCGCGGTGACCGGTGGATCACGTCGGACGCGTCCAGTCCCTGCTTGCGGCGGAGCATGACCTCGTCGGCCTCCATGCCGAAGATCGCGATGTTGTCGGCGCCGACATTGTCGCGGATCTCGATATTGGCGCCGTCCAGCGTGCCGATGGTAAGGGCGCCGTTCAGCGCCAGCTTCATGTTGCCGGTGCCGGACGCCTCCATGCCGGCGGTCGAGATCTGCTCGGACAGGTCGGCTGCGGGAATGATCGTTTCCGCCAGGCTGACATTGTAGTCGGCCATGAACACGACCTTCAGCTTGCCGCCGATCGCGGGATCGTTATTGACGACCTCCGCGACGTCGTTGATCAGCTTGATGATCAGCTTGGCATAGCGGTAGCTCGCCGCCGCCTTGCCGGCGAAGATCTTCACCCGCGGCACCCAGTTAGCTTGCGGGTCGTCCTTGATGTCCAGATACAGCGCGACCGCTTCGAGGATGTTCAGGAGCTGGCGCTTGTATTCGTGAATGCGCTTGATCTGCACGTCGAACAGCGCGCCCGGGTCGAGGCGCACGTTCATGCGCTCGCCGATCAGACGCGCCAGCTGCACCTTGTTGTGGTGCTTCACGGCGCGGAACTTCTGGTGGAAGCCGGCGTCGGCGACGTAGCTCTCGAGACTCGAGAGCAAGGTCGGATCGTCGACGACGGCGTCGCCGCAGGCCTCGCGCAAGAGGTTCGTCAGCTTGGGATTGGCGAGGGTCAGCCAGCGGCGGAAAGTGATGCCGTTGGTCTTGTTGGTGATGCGGCCGGGATAGAGATGGTTGAGATCGTGGAACACGGTCTCCTTCATCAGGTCGGAATGCATCGCCGAGACGCCGTTGATGCGGTGCGAGCCGACGAAGGCGAGCTGGCCCATGCGCACGCGGCGGCCGCTCTTCTCGTCAATCAGTGACACCGAGGCGCGGTAGTCGATGTCACCCGGTGCGCGCTGCTCGGCGAGCGCGAGATGCTGCGCATTGATGCGATAGATGATCTCGAGATGGCGCGGCAGCAGCCGCTCGAACAGCTCGACCGGCCAGGTCTCGAGCGCTTCGGGCAGCAGCGTGTGGTTGGTATAGGACAAGGTCGCGATGGTGATCTTCCACGCCTCGTCCCAGCGGAAATTGTGCAGGTCGACCAGGATCCGCATCAGCTCGGCCACGGCGAGCGAGGGGTGCGTGTCGTTGAGCTGCACCGCGGCCTTCTGCGCCAGGCTGCGCAACTGGCCGTCGGAGCCGAGATGGCGCTTGACGAGATCTTGCAGCGAAGCCGAGACGAAGAAATATTCCTGGCGCAGCCGCAGCTCGCGTCCCGCCGGGCTCTCGTCGTTCGGATACAGGAATTTGCAGATCGCCTCGGCGCGCGCTTCTTCTGCCGAGGCGCCGAGATAGTCGCCGGAGTTGAACACGTCGAGCTTCAGCGGATCGGGCGAGCGCGCCGACCATAGCCTGAGCGCATTCACGTGCTGGCCGCGCCAGCCGACGATCGGCGTGTCATAGGCCACCGCCTGCACGGTCTCGCCTGGATGCCAGATCGCGCGAGCCCGGCCCTTGTCGTCGATGTGCTCGACGCCGCCGCCGAAATGAACGTGATAGACCACCTCGGGGCGCTGGAACTCCCAGGGATTGCCGAACGACAGCCAGACGTCGGGATATTCGTGCTGCCAGCCGTCGACGATGACCTGGCGGAACAGGCCGAAATCATAGCGGATGCCGTAGCCGATCGCAGGGATCTGCAAGGTCGACATGCTCTCCATGAAGCACGCCGCGAGCCGTCCGAGGCCGCCATTGCCGAGCGCGGCATCGGGCTCGCATTTGCGCAGGTCCATCAGGCCGACGCCCAGATCGCCGAGCGCGGTCTCGAACACCTTCATCAGGCCCATGTTGTTGAGCGCGTCGGTGAACAGACGGCCGATCAGGAATTCGAGGCTGAGATAATAGACCCGCTTGCGCCCGGCGTCGTAGCTCTCCTTGTCCGCGGTCAGCCAGCGATGCACGATGCGGTCGCGCAAGGTCAGCGCCGCGGCGTGGTACCAGTCCTGCTGCGTCGCCTGGCTCGCCTCCTTGCCGATGGCGAGGCGAAGCTTGGCCAGGATGTCGCTCTTGATCTCCGCGACCGCCAATTCGTCGACGGGCTGGCCGGTGCTTACGAAGCTGCGCTGGGACGGCTGATCTGTCACCTTGGAAACCTGTGATGCTACGAGGAACCGGTAAAAGCATACGATGGTTGCGCGCGGTCCGAAACCCGGGGAAAGGCTGGTCCGCACAGCAAGGTGATGGAAAATGATGCAAAAACGGGGCCGGAGTTCCGGGGGCGGAACGCGCTAGGATGGTGCAGGTGCGTCGTGGAGTTGAGGGCTCTCCCCATCGTCATCCCGGCGAAAGCCGGGATCCAGACTCACCTTGTGAGGCGAGCGACGAACATCTGCTCGATCCGACGGCGCCAATCCGGCTCGTATTCCGCGTTCATGCCTTCGGCCCGCAGCACGGCCGCGGCGAACGCCTGCGGAGAGGGCGGTTGGCCGTCCAGCATCAGGTCGTCCGCGGTGAGGCGGCTGCAAAAGCCCCAGTCCACGCATAGGCCGCGCAGCAGCCAGTCGAGACGCTTGCGCAGGGCTGCATCGGTTTCGGTGTTGGAATTCTCCATGAGAGCGGCGCGCCTCCTTTGAGAAGGGATGGACAATCGGCTAGGAACAAATTAAGAACAACTTAGCAAGCGATCGTTTATCCTGACAGCGATTCGATCCGCCAGCCCCCCGGCATCAGTGCATCCCGCGAGGACACCCATGTCCAATATCGCCTTCGATCCCCTGGCCCTGACCCGCATTGCCGACTTCGCGCGCAGCCTGACGCGGCTGCACAAGGCCGCGCGGCGGCGGGCCATCGACGACGACCAGATCGACCGCGCCTTCAACGCCGTCTGCATGTCGGTCTGGGGCTACACCACCGACGACATTTCCGACGATCTGTTCTCGGCCACCGACCACACCTTCCTCGATGGCCTCGACGAGGCGCGGGCGCGCATCTTCGCCGCCGAGCAGGGCTACGACCTGGTCGACGACGAGGGCATGCTGACCGATTGGTGGGGCTTCTGCTGGATGATCCTGGCCGAGAAACGCGGCCTGCTGACGCCGGACAACCGCGCCGCCGCGCGGGCGGCGATCGAGGAGAAATATCTGGAAGCGCCGAACGTCATCGGCGTGATCGTCGCGCGCTAGGTCAGCATTCCGTCATTGCGAGCGCAGCGAAGCAATCCAGGGTGGTGTGCGGGACTCTGGATTGCTTCGCTGCGCTCGCAATGACGAGTCCGGGCTCAATCCACATCCGCGCGCTTGGCGCGGCCGGTGGCCGGCTTCGGCGCGATCGTCAGCGGCGGCGCGACGCTGACATTGCTGGCGCTGGCCTCCGGCGGCGGCATCGCGGCGAGCGCATCGGCCGCCAGCATCTCGGCGCGCACCGGTGCGACCTTCATCTCGCTCAGCTTGGCCCGCATGTCCGAGTTCAGCCCGGGATAGGAGGCGACCGGCTTGAAGTCGGCCGGCTGGCTGCCGCCGCCGCGCGGGCCGGAA
This region of Bradyrhizobium sp. SZCCHNS1050 genomic DNA includes:
- a CDS encoding glycogen/starch/alpha-glucan phosphorylase, whose translation is MTDQPSQRSFVSTGQPVDELAVAEIKSDILAKLRLAIGKEASQATQQDWYHAAALTLRDRIVHRWLTADKESYDAGRKRVYYLSLEFLIGRLFTDALNNMGLMKVFETALGDLGVGLMDLRKCEPDAALGNGGLGRLAACFMESMSTLQIPAIGYGIRYDFGLFRQVIVDGWQHEYPDVWLSFGNPWEFQRPEVVYHVHFGGGVEHIDDKGRARAIWHPGETVQAVAYDTPIVGWRGQHVNALRLWSARSPDPLKLDVFNSGDYLGASAEEARAEAICKFLYPNDESPAGRELRLRQEYFFVSASLQDLVKRHLGSDGQLRSLAQKAAVQLNDTHPSLAVAELMRILVDLHNFRWDEAWKITIATLSYTNHTLLPEALETWPVELFERLLPRHLEIIYRINAQHLALAEQRAPGDIDYRASVSLIDEKSGRRVRMGQLAFVGSHRINGVSAMHSDLMKETVFHDLNHLYPGRITNKTNGITFRRWLTLANPKLTNLLREACGDAVVDDPTLLSSLESYVADAGFHQKFRAVKHHNKVQLARLIGERMNVRLDPGALFDVQIKRIHEYKRQLLNILEAVALYLDIKDDPQANWVPRVKIFAGKAAASYRYAKLIIKLINDVAEVVNNDPAIGGKLKVVFMADYNVSLAETIIPAADLSEQISTAGMEASGTGNMKLALNGALTIGTLDGANIEIRDNVGADNIAIFGMEADEVMLRRKQGLDASDVIHRSPRLARAIDAIASGAFSPDEPGRFEPIAHALRHLDHYMVSADFDSYYEAQRGIDARWQTVPAWTRASILNVARMAWFSSDRTIREYADDIWNVPVGLAMAPVQAQRA